Proteins from a single region of Tachysurus vachellii isolate PV-2020 chromosome 15, HZAU_Pvac_v1, whole genome shotgun sequence:
- the si:dkey-118k5.3 gene encoding protein NLRC3, with amino-acid sequence MAVESCSVQIQKRRVELVENWSKHLNPLLDHLLEMGAVTKEDVGFIKGGGMLGERDCMRTLLDVLQGRGEEPCQAFLFLLSNFSNFTRSTNLSVKEPVSDHLQRHKDILAKQHTPGNYLGSTSGLPKADWFTDITFSKDAGRQVPVHFQHETSVVGDAFRAGRAEARGHGETCSFKDIYQSLLSDSGNGVALLSGVAGSGKTTVIKRLVQEWAVDADLQKIILPLSFRELSLITEPLSLQVLLSDHYSHLKPILPELMTSNQVQLLLILDGLDEFCFPLDFERTPKCSDPERELSVGAMVVNLIKKILLPDIAILLTSRLHAVTKVPQLLVNQFYNVLGFSPGQQRQYFEKSCTSSKTADTVWAFVSSHKPLQLMCHIPAFCWIVSTALHNGNSFLISDTVTPSGESQTTEKVIEDQCQTSSEPNTAINNCHIIGTRPVTITEIYCCFFKTILLFHVGGCVEGLHLNRLHDAPRLLKETKAKLRCLGALAFKGLLERRFVFDSSDLASFSLDCSELLRAFLMEILKEDRSSLTYEKHFQFIHTSIQEFLAALYYVLESLSGSDPFTGLKRNMGLLAPAMHSHLMSIISKLRQPQHLLRRRIKKALHWGERHQSGHLDLFCRFVSGLLVPKTRFILNGLFRDEPRTYLTSCVPLPHASPPFVLQLLHSQLHSPTLSPERQLNVCHCLYEAQDPGLPQRLQAWLKLLSREGMGHCNLTNRDWSELAFLLQLSPDLQSLNLEAQGLDAEGLRRLLPVLPLFSTLRLAQNPLGPEGAEVLSLALQSPDCHIERLWVVATGLGCEGVKVLAEGLKKNHTVFDLRMAINNIGDIGAAALAELLKTNHTLKDIRLRDNLVSDKGAELLKEALMENTTLEFLWLFDNKLSKEGVRQLKEFSKNRPNVDIKVCF; translated from the exons ATGGCTGTTGAATCATGCAGTGTGCAAATACAAAAGCGCCGTGTGGAGCTGGTGGAGAACTGGAGCAAACACTTGAACCCCCTTCTGGATCACCTTCTGGAAATGGGGGCTGTGACCAAGGAGGATGTGGGCTTTATAAAAGGTGGTGGGATGTTAGGTGAACGAGACTGTATGAGGACACTGCTGGATGTCCTGCAGGGACGAGGAGAGGAACCGTGCCAAGCTTTTCTGTTCCTGTTGTCTAACTTTTCTAATTTCACCAGAAGCACAAACCTGAGTGTGAAAGAGCCTGTGAGTGACCATCTCCAACGACACAAAGATATCTTGGCCAAGCAACACACACCAGGGAATTATCTGGGATCGACATCCGGACTTCCCAAGGCGGACTGGTTCACCGACATTACATTTTCTAAGGACGCAGGACGACAAGTGCCTGTTCATTTCCAGCACGAGACATCAGTTGTCGGGGACGCCTTTAGGGCAGGGAGGGCCGAGGCAAGAGGACATGGGGAGACTTGTTCTTTTAAAGACATCTATCAGAGCCTGCTCTCTGACTCCGGGAATGGTGTGGCCTTGTTGTCGGGGGTGGCAGGAAGTGGCAAAACCACTGTGATTAAACGGTTAGTTCAGGAATGGGCTGTAGATGCAGACCTACAAAAGATAATCTTGCCTCTGTCTTTTCGTGAACTGAGCCTAATTACTGAACCCCTGAGCCTCCAGGTTTTGCTGTCTGATCATTACAGTCATCTCAAACCTATTTTGCCAGAATTAATGACTTCCAACCAAGTCCAGCTTCTGCTTATTCTGGATGGGCTTGACGAGTTCTGTTTCCCCTTGGACTTTGAACGCACTCCTAAATGTTCAGACCCTGAGCGGGAGCTATCCGTAGGCGCCATGGTAGTGAATCTAATAAAAAAGATCCTCTTGCCAGATATCGCTATTCTCCTCACTTCTCGTCTTCACGCTGTCACAAAAGTCCCACAGCTGCTTGTAAACCAGTTCTACAATGTTTTGGGCTTCTCACCAGGCCAACAACGGCAGTACTTTGAGAAAAGCTGTACCTCCAGCAAGACTGCTGATACTGTGTGGGCATTTGTATCTTCTCACAAACCCTTACAGCTCATGTGTCACATCCCTGCCTTCTGCTGGATTGTGTCTACTGCCTTGCACAATGGCAATTCCTTCCTCATTTCTGACACCGTAACACCAAGTGGTGAGTCACAAACAACTGAAAAAGTAATAGAAGACCAGTGTCAGACCTCATCTGAACCTAACACAGCGATAAACAACTGCCATATCATTGGCACCAGACCAGTTACAATCACTGAGATCTACTGCTGCTTTTTTAAAACCATACTCCTCTTCCATGTTGGTGGGTGTGTAGAGGGCTTGCATCTCAACAGGCTTCATGATGCCCCTCGTCTCCTAAAGGAGACAAAAGCAAAGCTTAGATGTTTGGGCGCTCTGGCCTTCAAAGGCCTGCTGGAGAGGCGATTTGTTTTCGACTCCTCTGACCTGGCCTCTTTCTCTCTAGACTGCAGTGAGCTCCTGCGTGCCTTCCTAATGGAAATCCTTAAAGAGGACAGATCTTCTCTAACATATGAGAAGCATTTTCAGTTTATTCATACCAGCATCCAAGAGTTCCTAGCTGCACTTTATTATGTTCTGGAGTCTTTGTCAGGTTCGGACCCGTTCACAGGACTTAAGCGGAACATGGGCCTCCTTGCTCCAGCAATGCACTCGCACTTAATGTCTATTATTAGTAAATTACGTCAACCACAACATCTCTTGCGTAGACGTATTAAAAAAGCTCTCCACTGGGGAGAACGCCATCAGTCTGGACACCTGGACCTCTTCTGCAG ATTTGTATCTGGCTTGCTAGTCCCCAAGACCCGTTTCATCTTGAATGGCCTTTTCCGTGATGAACCACGGACATATTTGACCTCGTGTGTGCCCTTGCCTCATGCTTCTCCACCGTTTGTGCTGCAGTTGCTCCACTCACAGCTCCACAGTCCTACTCTGAGTCCTGAAAGACAGCTGAATGTGTGCCACTGCCTTTATGAGGCTCAGGACCCTGGGCTGCCACAGCGACTGCAGGCCTGGCTAAAACTGCTCTCTCGGGAGGGTATGGGTCACTGTAATTTGACTAACAGGGACTGGAGTGAGCTAGCTTTTCTCCTGCAGCTAAGTCCGGACCTGCAGTCGCTAAATTTGGAAGCACAAGGGCTTGATGCTGAGGGACTACGCAGACTCCTTCCTGTGCTTCCCCTATTCTCCACCCTCAG GCTTGCACAGAATCCTCTGGGTCCAGAGGGGGCAGAAGTGTTGTCTCTTGCTCTACAGAGTCCTGACTGTCATATTGAGAGACTGTG ggTGGTAGCGACGGGTTTGGGCTGTGAGGGAGTCAAGGTCTTAGCAGAGGGACTTAAAAAGAACCACACAGTGTTTGACCTCAG AATGGCAATTAATAATATTGGTGACATTGGAGCTGCTGCTCTTGCTGAATTATTGAAGACTAATCATACTCTAAAAGACATTAG ACTTAGGGACAATTTAGTGTCAGATAAAGGAGCAGAACTCCTTAAGGAAGCCCTTATGGAAAACACCACCTTAGAGTTCCTATG GTTGTTTGACAACAAATTATCTAAGGAAGGTGTTCGGCAGCTGAAGGAATTTTCAAAGAATCGACCCAACGTTGACATAAAGGTCTGCTTCTGA